The following nucleotide sequence is from Glycine max cultivar Williams 82 chromosome 9, Glycine_max_v4.0, whole genome shotgun sequence.
tccattaacttcggttaaaataaattccgaccgttcggtcgtgccgtaaccacgttgaaaatcaaaaagaggtaaaaaataatataataatcaaaaagacatcttttagtaaaataaagcggaaaatcaagtggacgttttctctttgggatttctcattcttaatcgaattgattaataactaaagtgaaactaaaaggCTAAagtcaattcgcctagtcaagctcgtccataaaaaataggcttttgaagtttgtcatttcatttcctcattaagtaaaatggatcatttttaaggtccaacgccttaaaatgatcacctcttaaagtaaaaaagaatcacttgataaaaaagaactacgtaggtctgattttctcatcccaaattgaggaatacgtaggagcaaagggaaacacccttgtcgaccacaaaaaaagggaaaaatataaaaagggtataaaaggatataaggacataaaaaggaacgtaaaaatcaaagtcatgtttgcacattcgattaaaggctgccgtcccttggggcggacgtgtggggtgctaataccttccccgtgcgtaaatacaactcccgaacctttcacttaaaagttcgtagatcgcgtcttttccggtttttccgacattttcctcaaataaacgttggtggcgactccgcgcgtattcctttcgtggaacacgcatcccgcgagtctcgcgtcgccctcccgccgaagggtaggttgcgacagaggGGAGTTGGATCTGATGCTCTTACCTCCTATGAAAACCTAAGGCCGGTCATTGACTTAGCTTATATCATAAGGAACTGTTGGAATACGAATGACCAAACAGTTAATTTTCCAGAGGCAAGGAAGACCAAGCTCAGAGCAACTAATGTTCCCTCTTCCTTTGCACCAATAGATGGCATCCCTGCATCTTCTACTTCAGCCCCACTTCCAGCTTTAGCAGACTTATCTGCCCAGAGCTCTCAGACTTCAGATGCCAAATTGAAAAGCTTGTTTGAAGGACAGATTCTCATCATGCAAAGCTTGCAGGAACTACCTCAGCAAAGGCCAATTATGAGTGTAGAGCAGTTCATTGGGAAGGTGGCCTGGCCTGGAGCCCGACCTTCTTTTGTGGGGGATAATGAAATTTTTACAGCCTAGGCACCTCAACAACATGAGCTAGAACTAGAAAATGATCACTCATTTGAAGCCATCATCCCTGGAGCTGTtgacttttcaaaaataaaattagagacGAGATCCAATGAGGTTACTCATCCTGGACCAGTGCTAGTACCAGCTGATGTACCATTTCCAGGGATGGATCCATCTTCACCTCAGCATGCAACATACTCTTCTACTCCTATCTTAGAGATACCTGAGGGCCAGACCACACCAGTCCTGGCCCTGGACACTTCTCCTCCAGCTACTCCAGTATTGCATCTGACAGATAAGGAGGATGTTCAGTCATAGGAATTTTGATTCCTGATGatactttttgctttttgatttattattattattattattattattattattattattattattattattattattattttggttttcGTACAGTATTTCCTTTAGGTCTACATACactgctagttttatttatgggtAGTTAGTTTGCTTATTATGAAGTattttgaacagtttaacttggtttttgatgacatggcagtgaaacacttttatctttttgtgaaaaatggttgtatgcttttattttgaattgagtgcatgattgtgatggagtttgtgtttcttttcatgagtttgagcaagtatgtatgttagacaaagaaagaacaagaatgtgaacttgcatttagaattgttagtcagagacagattgattgtgaaagaaaagcttgaaccaaaaccggtgagagtgtgaccttaaactgtgagtgtACGACTAACTATGAGTAATAATCTCTGcatgaatatctaaattttagaatgaaatgtataaactagaacatgatgaaggccatgattgtacatacacaagccttttgaccaaaaagcttaccttaaatgataattatatcctttgcaccctttttgaactgaatgatattgtcaaaaatttgaaccctgaacttaaataagtatctcctgataccttgtttagattctaggagagcatatggttcaaggcaaatttaccccaaatttgggggagtggaactaattgggatgcaaaagaaaagagaaagcatcaacacacacaacaaataagttgtatgttaaaaaaaagagaaaagaagaagaaaagaaaagaataaagtgtgctgatgtaacaaggtcaaaagcaaataaaagtaaaaagctagtgagcaagctaagtgtattaaaaagaccattgggataagtctGCGATTTGTGATTTATGagaatctaaacctttgaatcctataaaaaccaatgaatttttgtagccaagcctcactacaagcctgagaaagcccttctgattctgtttatacatttatgactttatggcatgagatgaaattcaaagattggacctcttgctagttgtcattaatgaatagcttaaacacttgtacTTGAGagaaacagtagccgtgagactgtggtttaaacTACTTTtcttgatatctgtcttatgcctaactccaTTTAACtgttcaggttacattttattcttctctttggataactgcatactttgtgaaagacaagtgatgagagcattttactccattctcttattatgcaatcagtaacttttgtagcatacacctttgtacatagtcattgcatgtcattgtcacttgaggacaagtgagttgttctctttttgcttgaggacaagcaaaactgtaaatttggggtaGTTGTTAGTTagtgaaaacgactaacttttgtgtataaaacttgtatacattatatcaaactctcccaatttatggttattttgtagttttataagtattttttgttaagtataggtaataaatacttagtattttcattttgtgtgtttaataatcattttctctcaatttcaggttaattaggcaagctttggaaaatgctatgtttcaccttctcgctaagccggtttgagagcttgagatgagtttgtgagtgattgtgagatcctagagttgaaggagacatcctcaccacttgtatttttgcaatctttcatcttgttcttctctttgttgttaagaaggcttcctggtatagaaagctaaatcctttattggatcttccctgtaggtacctgatgtaaatatatttatatctatttaatgatgttttgtgtgttctctatgctatctttttttcattccagtatgcctttaccttgatcatgtagatgcatgctttgttagggtcattcaacagtggaaactggtctgactctaaagtccttgcagggctgagttgtcgtgctttcacgaggaatcggggtgcaataatttagttgagtatgtgtgtcttaatgcggtcctggttgagtttagtcttacaagaggaatttgcagacgatgcttgatcaggattaggctaaactatcatgaggaatcagggtttagtatctcaggagacaccataagaacacatgagcattgttagataaagaatatctctacttgtttttacacatcatttctctagctgattttctttctttttgcatagatagtttatacacctgttcatattcacacttacctttacacaccagacacctatttgctgaaataacttaccaaataacacaagttccccgagtgttcgatactcgattcttactgttttatactacttgtgtgatccggtacacttgccgaAACCAGCGAACACGTACggattggcaatccgtatgGCCCATACAGATTGTCATACGGATTGCTGATCCTTATGAACCATACGATTGACGTATGAGCATACGGATTGCCAATCTGTATGCACGTCAATTTTTTTCTTGCACTCCGACGATGGAAATCGACCAAAATTCATCGTATGCTACTCACAAAGGCATGTACACCACCGGAGACCAAATACGCTTTCAAACCGCTCTTAACGGAAGCAATTTACACTAAGTCACggaaattttgtgaaaaaaaatggcACTGCAGAAATGAAAAATTGGACCTGCTATTTACAACCGAAAATACCATAAGGGAATTTTTGGCATTTTTGGATattgctgggtgccccagcaaAAATGCTGGATGCCCTAAGCAAGTCCCTAAATCTGATTGAGCTTAATTTTTCCAAATAGTCTTATACGTTGACACGTGCTAAAAGTTGGCATTTGTCTTCCTTCCATTTGTATAATGTTATTGATTAttgatttctctatttttcttttaaaaaatatccagACAAAACTATtgacaatttaaatatattaatttgatttgacaattaaaattttaattttgttatcaaaattgtttataattaattataggtGTTCTAATTGGTGTACTTAGGATCAAAGTTATAAAACCCAGTCCAGTTAGTGACTCGGTTGAGAAAGTAGGTCATTGGTCCAACTGTGATCCAGTGATTGATCTGATTTGACccagtatatattaaaatattcaaaattatatatgtatctattatatataagtttgtaactaacattatttgattaagaaaagttGATTCATActccaaaatccaaaataacaattgaaatattaaaattgatgaCACAAGTCCACATATAATAATTCAATAACACAATTACACAAGTCGCGGTTGTTTTTTTGGAGCGTTTTGAagcattttttgtttatttttttaagcgaAGCAGATTTTAAAAACTGGTCTGGATCACTAGGTTTACCCCAAATTGGTCGGGTCTGGGCGAGTCATCTTGGGCCAGATGCATGGCTGGTCCAATAATCAAACCGACCCGGTTATGCCACCGAATCTCGGTTGGACTGGTCCGGGTCGGGTTGGGTTTTAAAACTATGCTTAGGGCattagttaaagaattaaaagaaaaaaatatttattgtgaagatCATAGgacttaaaataaatcatggaCAACACAGTTTTGaactttctaataaaaaaagttattttaattctttaaccaaTGTTCTAAATAtactaattaaagataaatagtCAAATTTGTTCTAAAAAGTGAGACGTTGACAAATTGGTCCTTGGaagatgaaaaattcaaatttagtcCATGAATGTAAaatgtatgataaattaatcTTGCAAACAATTTAATGATAAGTTGGTTGTTAAATCTTGTAACTTAATATCAAATTggtcataaaaaatacaatttattgTCAAATTGATACTTGAATATTATATCTTAATGATAAAATGATCTCACAAATTTGACGAAGAActaatttgttgtattttttacatattcaataattaaatttatatttttcatctggATAATTTTTAGAGACAAATTTTGCtatttatttaagatttaattaaataacgttatacaaaaaaatatactaataaacaTGACTCTGACTACGCTTTAAATGTGGAGAACAACATTCGAGGGTCCTTCATTAAGTTTTGTACTTGTAGCGTTTCATACTTGATCATCTCAAGCAGCTAGCATTGTTTCTTAGTTGCAATTGTTGAGTTAGAAATATCCCATTTTGTTTTTGACCCTTAGATCTCATCTCAACATCCATTCCATAACATGACTTCCGCATGCAATAAGAATCCCAAGCCCATTGCGGTTCGTTTCTTTAAAAACATCTTCAGAGCAAGTCTTGCACATGGATTACTTGTAAGCATTACACTTCTTGTTTCAGAGAACTTGATCATGTTCTGTTGTTCATCTCTTTAGCAGCATCAAATGAGTCTACTTCACTATTTATAGCAGATTATTACTAATATTAATGTAGGATATTACATGTGTTTTTACTTCTGAGTCCTTTGAAGTttgatgattttgtttttagttcttaaaaaaaattgtatctttTGGGTTCTATATTTATAGAAATGTATTATATGTGATATTGTTCTTCACAAAAACTTGTCTCTTCTTATCTCTGCATGCATGAACCTGgatatacacaatttttttttatctgttaaaCACAATACCAGCGGTTTACATCACTCAGTTCAACCAATTGAGCTAAACCCCTGGTTGGAAATACACAACATTTTTGCACTtgtttcacaaaattttatcaaaatacttattaaatatgttttttcctaatacttattaaaaatacttCTCCATTTCATATGTTTGAATTGATAAGATAGCTACTTAGGGGTTTATGTTGCGCTGTTATGCTTGTGAATGCTAACAACAGTCTTTGCAGAAGCTCCCAacaattttcactaaaaaatacGGAGATGGAATGTCAAACCCTGTGTCTCTAAAGTCCCCAGATAGTACTAGATGGAAAATATATTGGACCAAGCATGATGGTGAGATTTGGTTTCAAAAGGGTTGGAAGGAGTATGCCACATACTATGGTCTAGATCATGGTCACCTGCTGTTCTTTGAATATGAGGgaacttctcattttaatgTGCACATATTCGACACCAGTGCCGTTGAAATAGACTATCCTTCCAATGGTACTCATCATGGAAAGGACAGCAGCCATGTCGAGATTAGCGACGATCCTGTTGAAATTTTGGATGAGAAATTTTCATGCCAAAAGACTAGAGAGAAATCCACAGTGTCTTCTCCTCAACCTACCAAGAAAATGAAGGCTGGACTAACtacaaatgttaaaaaaagGCCCAATGTGGTGAACTTGCATCGGCATGTCCAAATTAGAAGCATTAAATCTCAAAAGGCAAAATTTGTCAAGCATGAATTAGATGGTATGTATATGTCATGATAAGATTATTCTGTGGATCCAATTAGCTTTCGGAGgccaattttttataaattaatcatgTCATGTTCAATTTTTCAGAAGATGAAAGTAGAGGCATTTTTCACACTGAACGGCCAAAAGGGGAGCAATTAACTTCTACAGCTTTAAACAGAGCCACAGCTTTCAGATCTGAAAATCCCTCTTTCAAGCTTGTCATGAATCCATCCTTTATTTATGGAGACTACCTGGTGAGCCTTTGATTAAATATATGCATTGTCGTGATTCATGAGTCAGCTACTCAGCTTCTTTTATAAGGAAGCTGCAGAAGAAATATAATTCtttgttcttatattttttttttattgtgaaaaaATATTCCAGGAAATACCACCTGAATTTGCAGAAATATATTTGAAGAAGACACATGCAGTTGTCATCCTTGAGGTCTTGGAAGGGAGAACATGGCCTGTTATTTGTTCTGCTCCTACAATTACTGGGGGATGGCACAAATTTGCATCTGAAAATCATTTGAATGTGGGGGACGTTTGTGTTTTTGAACTGATCCAGAAGATCCAGGGCCTTGCCTTCAAGGTTTCCATCTTTCGAGGTGCAGAAGAACCAAGTTGCCCCATTTCACAAGGTATCTATTGTTCCATTTTTATCTACACAATGAGGATTTAGAATCAGTTCAAGGTGATGCAGTTAATTAGACCTAACTTTTCACGTGGGATTCCTTTTTGAGAATAAAGTGAAGAGTATAGCTGTTAattgaaaaatcaaaacttgaaatttaaacaatttcataatatattttatatatgtatgcagttAATAACAATCTTAACCGATAATTTATCAATCATTGGCTATATATCTACACTTTAGATGACTCAAACTATGGTGTGCAAAATTACCTTGAGTCACGCACTGAGAGCGGGATTAGTCTTTGACCTAAGACAGAAAGTAACTTCTTGAGAAAGAAAATCCTTGATGTTGAATGCAAGTCTATTTCTAGATTAGTATCGGTAACAGGTACATGTTAGACCTCTATGTATTCAACAAGTGCAATTTGTAGCTTATTTTTTAGGTAGCTTTTATTACTCTATGAAAACAGAAATAACAACAAGAtgaaatgtttgattttgatcttTCATGAACAAGTGTTATATTAATCTTTCGTTGattgtttgattttattatgaaagtgatgaacatatatacatatatgataCTTGATGCAGCAAGTGCCGATGGATTCTGTGAGGAAGTATTTTGTAAAGATGAACTGGAATGTGGTGATGTTACAGTTTAGAAAGAAATTGTGGCCTGTAAagtttctattattttaatacaattcTCAAGGCACACTCTCTGCTGGCTGGCCATTATTTGCAAGAGAAAATAAACTGGAACCAGGAGATGTTTGTGTCTTTGAGCTTGTTAATAGAGAAGATGCAACACTTGAGGTTCATGTTTTCAGAGGTGATGGTAATACAATGCATTAGGGGCCGTTGGTTTCTAAttctattaagtttttttaatatagtagATCTACTTTCATTGGAATCATATTGATGTAGTTGATGCTTTAATATCTCAACCAAGATATGTATATCAAAGGATTTTTAGCTATATCAATTTATTTGCGCATACATATGGCATGCATATCTTTATACCTGTTCAAGTATTGTAATTTGAAGATATCAGAGACACCATTATTTATATCATTCTAGGAAGGAATTTAGTTCACTTGGTTGAATACATGAATGTTGtaacttcaatatttttaatttttatggataaaaagaaatatcattTTAAGAAGAGATGAACCCACTTAATGTTATGTGGGGGCAATTGTTCacactaaatttatttattttaattatatatgtgtagcaaaaaaattgatccctgtaaaaaaatataggtattgtttttataagataattttttaaagaatatataaaattataagaaataaaaaagaaaataaattgatactaattttattattttatcctttttaatctTTAGATTTAATTGTCATTTTggtcctttaatttattttttaggtttaattttttctctttaattttaaaaggttcaattaggtttttattttcaaaaaataagtttaattagtTCTTTTTTCTATCATCAAcgaatattttcaaaaataagactaaaaaataaagacctaattagaaaatttaaaaataaagggaaaaaagtgaatcttgtatatataaattaaagaattaaattaaacctaaaaaaaaataaaggatcaaAATGATAACTTGATTTTTAATGCTCAAACTTCTCTAATAAGCATTCAACATAACACACTAATTCATTTAATAACTTAtactacatatttttatttaaaatttcatcctaattttttaatagagtaaaaatgaattaagagagtttttcatttaagatgttttttttaattaattttatgaagaaTAGAATACATCATCACAAAGAAGATAGATggttatacatatataaatatttttttttataatattgacaATGAAATGATCACATAACATTTTTAAGGAAAATGCATAAAGGACTAGTTCAAGCATTTTAGATTATTCTTTtgtcattatattatatattttataaaatcttacgatatttttattttacaaaaatattataaattatttattgtttccactaaaaaaaaattatgaatcgGTCAATGTGTGATTCTAAGTGCTGACATGAAAACAAAGTTTGGTGCATGCTTTGAAGAGAGTCGGGAAGGTGAAGGATGAGAGAAGAAGAATGGAGGTGGAGGAAAGTGCTTTTTTGCTAAAATTCATCAGCTGAGTTTTGTTAGTGATGCTACATGATCTCTCCTAATTGGGCGTTAACTTTTTTTGGTTTGCATCATTCTCTATATATGGCGGAGTTTTGGCCTTGATTTCTTTGTGGTGGTCGAAAACTTCTAATAAAGTTCAAACAAATTTCAAATGCAACAACGGAATTTTAAACTGCCAAGAAAATATATTCTAGACTGTTATAAATTGTTTGTCAATCTACTA
It contains:
- the LOC100815331 gene encoding B3 domain-containing transcription factor VRN1; its protein translation is MTSACNKNPKPIAVRFFKNIFRASLAHGLLKLPTIFTKKYGDGMSNPVSLKSPDSTRWKIYWTKHDGEIWFQKGWKEYATYYGLDHGHLLFFEYEGTSHFNVHIFDTSAVEIDYPSNGTHHGKDSSHVEISDDPVEILDEKFSCQKTREKSTVSSPQPTKKMKAGLTTNVKKRPNVVNLHRHVQIRSIKSQKAKFVKHELDEDESRGIFHTERPKGEQLTSTALNRATAFRSENPSFKLVMNPSFIYGDYLEIPPEFAEIYLKKTHAVVILEVLEGRTWPVICSAPTITGGWHKFASENHLNVGDVCVFELIQKIQGLAFKVSIFRGAEEPSCPISQASADGFCEEVFCKDELECGDVTV